One window from the genome of Bacillus rossius redtenbacheri isolate Brsri chromosome 10, Brsri_v3, whole genome shotgun sequence encodes:
- the LOC134536213 gene encoding tRNA N6-adenosine threonylcarbamoyltransferase, mitochondrial isoform X1, which yields MFKLACGLFSTPRHFGLCMSVLDLVCVFVSRRRRLYSSLNKCVVLGIETSCDDTGCAVVDNEGNILGEALNSQQQVHLRLGGIIPPIARDLHQQHIERVVGEALSASGLQPGDLDAVAVTVKPGLPLSLRVGLEYSKQLARAAAKPLIPIHHMEAHALTIRMTRQVQFPFLVLLISGGHCLLAVARAVDSFLLLGESLDDAPGEAFDKTARRLKLRNLPEFESLSGGAALQAAAARGDPTAFPFPFMLDRYRDCNFSMAGLKNKVLRHILRQESLHGVEADGLIPGVYDLCASFQWAVARHLCQRLQRAVEYVALRELLPPERRILVVSGGVACNSYITERLAVVCAEYGYTLAVPPPHLCTDNGVMIAWNGVERWVVRAGVTTDLDSVDFQSRCMLGEDGRADVEHAQIKCKWIKDGRLLGWE from the exons ATGTTTAAATTGGCATGCGGTTTATTTTCCACGCCTAGGCATTTTGGCTTATGCATGTCGGTGTTGGACttagtttgtgtgtttgtgtctaGGCGTCGCAGGTTGTATAGTTCACTGAATAAGTGTGTAGTGTTAGGCATAGAAACTAGTTGTGACGACACAGGATGTGCAGTAGTGGACAATGAAGGAAATATTTTAGGAGAAGCTCTGAATTCTCAACAGCAAGTTCACTTAAG GCTCGGGGGCATCATACCGCCCATCGCGAGGGACCTGCACCAGCAGCACATAGAGCGCGTGGTGGGGGAAGCCCTGAGTGCCTCGGGCCTGCAGCCGGGCGACCTGGACGCCGTCGCAGTCACGGTCAAGCCTG GTCTGCCCCTGTCGCTGCGGGTGGGACTGGAGTACAGCAAGCAGCTGGCGCGGGCAGCAGCTAAGCCCCTCATCCCGATACACCACATGGAGGCGCACGCGCTCACCATCCGCATGACTCGCCAG GTGCAGTTCCCCTTCCTGGTGCTGCTGATCTCGGGGGGACACTGCCTCCTGGCCGTGGCGCGAGCCGTGGACAGCTTCCTGCTGCTGGGCGAGAGCTTGGACGACGCGCCGGGCGAGGCCTTCGACAAg ACGGCTCGCCGCCTGAAGCTGCGGAACCTGCCGGAGTTTGAGAGCCTGTCGGGGGGCGCGGCGCTGCAGGCGGCGGCCGCCAGGGGCGACCCCACcgccttccccttccccttcatgCTGGACCGCTACCGCGACTGCAACTTCAGCATGGCGGGCCTCAAGAACAAGGTGCTGCGGCACATCCTGCGCCAGGAGTCGCTGCACG GCGTGGAGGCTGACGGGCTGATCCCGGGCGTGTACGACCTGTGCGCGAGCTTCCAGTGGGCGGTGGCACGGCACCTGTGCCAGCGGCTGCAGCGTGCCGTGGAGTACGTGGCCCTGCGCGAGCTGCTGCCCCCGGAGCGCCGCATCCTG GTGGTGTCAGGGGGAGTGGCGTGCAACTCCTACATCACGGAGCGGCTGGCGGTGGTGTGCGCGGAGTACGGCTACACGCTCGCTGTGCCCCCTCCCCACCTGTGCACCGACAACGGCGTCATGATCGCCTGGAACGGCGTGGAGCGCTGGGTCGTGCGGGCCGGCGTCACGACGGACCTCGACTCGGTCGACTTTCAGTCCCG
- the LOC134536213 gene encoding tRNA N6-adenosine threonylcarbamoyltransferase, mitochondrial isoform X2 — MLGGIIPPIARDLHQQHIERVVGEALSASGLQPGDLDAVAVTVKPGLPLSLRVGLEYSKQLARAAAKPLIPIHHMEAHALTIRMTRQVQFPFLVLLISGGHCLLAVARAVDSFLLLGESLDDAPGEAFDKTARRLKLRNLPEFESLSGGAALQAAAARGDPTAFPFPFMLDRYRDCNFSMAGLKNKVLRHILRQESLHGVEADGLIPGVYDLCASFQWAVARHLCQRLQRAVEYVALRELLPPERRILVVSGGVACNSYITERLAVVCAEYGYTLAVPPPHLCTDNGVMIAWNGVERWVVRAGVTTDLDSVDFQSRCMLGEDGRADVEHAQIKCKWIKDGRLLGWE; from the exons at GCTCGGGGGCATCATACCGCCCATCGCGAGGGACCTGCACCAGCAGCACATAGAGCGCGTGGTGGGGGAAGCCCTGAGTGCCTCGGGCCTGCAGCCGGGCGACCTGGACGCCGTCGCAGTCACGGTCAAGCCTG GTCTGCCCCTGTCGCTGCGGGTGGGACTGGAGTACAGCAAGCAGCTGGCGCGGGCAGCAGCTAAGCCCCTCATCCCGATACACCACATGGAGGCGCACGCGCTCACCATCCGCATGACTCGCCAG GTGCAGTTCCCCTTCCTGGTGCTGCTGATCTCGGGGGGACACTGCCTCCTGGCCGTGGCGCGAGCCGTGGACAGCTTCCTGCTGCTGGGCGAGAGCTTGGACGACGCGCCGGGCGAGGCCTTCGACAAg ACGGCTCGCCGCCTGAAGCTGCGGAACCTGCCGGAGTTTGAGAGCCTGTCGGGGGGCGCGGCGCTGCAGGCGGCGGCCGCCAGGGGCGACCCCACcgccttccccttccccttcatgCTGGACCGCTACCGCGACTGCAACTTCAGCATGGCGGGCCTCAAGAACAAGGTGCTGCGGCACATCCTGCGCCAGGAGTCGCTGCACG GCGTGGAGGCTGACGGGCTGATCCCGGGCGTGTACGACCTGTGCGCGAGCTTCCAGTGGGCGGTGGCACGGCACCTGTGCCAGCGGCTGCAGCGTGCCGTGGAGTACGTGGCCCTGCGCGAGCTGCTGCCCCCGGAGCGCCGCATCCTG GTGGTGTCAGGGGGAGTGGCGTGCAACTCCTACATCACGGAGCGGCTGGCGGTGGTGTGCGCGGAGTACGGCTACACGCTCGCTGTGCCCCCTCCCCACCTGTGCACCGACAACGGCGTCATGATCGCCTGGAACGGCGTGGAGCGCTGGGTCGTGCGGGCCGGCGTCACGACGGACCTCGACTCGGTCGACTTTCAGTCCCG